From the genome of Puniceicoccales bacterium, one region includes:
- a CDS encoding F0F1 ATP synthase subunit A has protein sequence MDKVVFFHKAAIRLMVSIVKLLPMVLVSMWLGGVAYASDGHSNAAEVSSISTAPEVVFGSGITDTLVTSWVISLAIILLVRWLVGPRPGLIPGAGQAMIETILDGLQSIMEPIVGKKAFRQVFPLLFGYFVFILLQNWSGLFPGIGSILHKVGDSYLGILRPINSDLNATLAMALISLMAWMYLCIKHVGINGLYGHIFGNKAEKEGIPGFMYAFLFVIFFGVGLIECISVLFRGVSLSFRLYGNVFGGDNLLHNMYTFSEFLTNDGFVKTELFATISKAFGSVANVISFLIKYLAYLLPLPFYFLEILVGLIQAFVFTLLVAVYIGLIVNHEDEPHSIDLV, from the coding sequence ATGGACAAAGTAGTATTTTTCCATAAAGCAGCAATCAGATTGATGGTGTCTATAGTGAAGTTATTGCCAATGGTTTTGGTTAGCATGTGGCTAGGCGGCGTTGCCTATGCTTCTGATGGCCATAGCAATGCTGCTGAAGTGTCGTCCATATCCACGGCTCCGGAAGTTGTTTTTGGCTCCGGCATAACCGACACGCTAGTTACCAGTTGGGTTATTTCATTGGCGATAATATTGCTGGTGAGGTGGCTTGTGGGGCCCAGACCTGGGCTAATTCCCGGCGCTGGTCAGGCAATGATTGAGACAATACTCGATGGACTGCAATCGATTATGGAACCGATTGTGGGGAAAAAAGCTTTTAGGCAGGTTTTCCCGTTGCTGTTTGGATATTTTGTTTTTATCCTGCTGCAAAATTGGAGTGGCTTATTTCCTGGAATCGGTTCGATTTTGCACAAGGTTGGCGATTCTTATCTGGGTATTTTGAGACCAATAAATTCGGATTTGAATGCGACGTTGGCCATGGCCCTGATTTCGTTAATGGCATGGATGTACTTGTGTATCAAACACGTAGGCATTAATGGATTGTATGGTCATATTTTTGGAAACAAAGCGGAAAAGGAAGGTATTCCAGGCTTTATGTATGCGTTCTTGTTCGTTATCTTCTTCGGAGTAGGTCTCATAGAATGCATTTCGGTGCTTTTCAGGGGTGTGTCATTGTCGTTTAGGCTATATGGTAATGTGTTTGGAGGTGATAATTTGCTTCATAACATGTACACATTCAGTGAGTTTTTGACGAACGACGGCTTTGTGAAAACGGAACTATTTGCGACGATTTCCAAGGCATTTGGCAGTGTGGCGAATGTTATCTCGTTCCTAATAAAGTACCTGGCCTATTTATTACCGTTGCCATTTTATTTTTTAGAAATTTTGGTTGGACTAATTCAAGCCTTTGTTTTTACTCTGCTTGTGGCCGTCTATATCGGATTGATTGTCAATCACGAAGATGAGCCGCATTCTATTGATTTGGTATAA
- a CDS encoding type II toxin-antitoxin system RelE/ParE family toxin, with the protein MKQITFSDQSLNEFGKLDKLIQLKLIDKIGEVCDGNPALSKNAAIGKFRREGVDIYRCRIDDLRIYFEIIDDELIYCRYILGEHTLNDFLYRSCFPVTEEQLMEGSGSFWKYLESFVNKK; encoded by the coding sequence ATGAAACAAATTACGTTTAGCGATCAGAGCTTAAATGAGTTCGGCAAACTGGATAAATTAATTCAATTAAAACTTATTGACAAAATCGGTGAAGTGTGTGATGGTAATCCAGCGTTGAGTAAAAATGCAGCAATCGGAAAATTTAGAAGGGAGGGCGTAGATATTTATAGATGTAGAATCGATGATCTCAGGATTTATTTCGAAATTATTGATGATGAGCTAATATATTGTAGATATATACTTGGCGAACATACACTTAATGATTTTCTTTATAGATCTTGTTTCCCTGTTACCGAGGAACAGTTAATGGAAGGCAGCGGTTCGTTTTGGAAATATTTGGAAAGTTTTGTGAACAAAAAGTGA
- a CDS encoding PD-(D/E)XK nuclease family protein, with protein sequence MSLFLANSFDEIFCRFCEKLQTINGLNPLPAAIVTAEISDLDFLKKKLVENDILIANCKFFTLRLLAEELTKVSDEKQKKQKKQKIATREDLAMICRHLVEPMPNCGEKSLLESDIYGFLQAMDDIIFNDYGFYIFNNQRLISVARAFHLAIKNNNIARPIDHLNDQIADICKNNRKMFQQMMFYGFQSTHIDKLGLINALKILAIDSSFFCLDDGNDNREFFWLEMLEKSFGDVQYIHTHEANRKQCTKITRAETQLAEALAVLDEVEKIISSNEMAHIGIVAPHQNCPVATIIGNFLADKRIPHYSTLPNFGQLDKESSILLGWTTFQQDLSVTSLVAFMRQLLANHKLEFDRFNKVLGEFSKAFDHTFSKNCKTLLAVISQDNSSESIDFFKKYPLLADRATFLDFFKRTEEVFPKVIAAEDVAIAMAFKEQITRANFCIRLKASIMNKKCQSNARLKNNAKIWIITSQQAEKYAFSHGFILSANRQSWLTDHENVFLGNEAKNGINPLDRKITTAKTITARKKYFLDNLQRLAPNIFITDHNKNLLSDSAPTHIFESNSDEPQLKNPSATYYSELIYGAQPKPSPVQLDQLKQIYNLRRNETIKFGEYDYSLNGKQLGKFIIPCKALERATTHPVDVWNETILGAKNTQHFDPDIDTIRRMVGTLVHNLLDFSFARNVPQKVPGNEMFHKILKARFFGIYNRIKASAGAISPLYENILKDSLHIALKLANNVSKIGQNKWFLSEYAISGQVTVSESLTINTQGRIDLIIINSPSFPSSANHCEPIIIDYKTGNNEPLAPTKFGKIDNFSGEINLTGLQLILYALALESLGCQNPALITLAENFTEEDIFTNIHSLNEFSNINTDPVIRAIKNVAILGIFGQQRYNKFLNNKYKQIAPIQIPNDIINRRAAL encoded by the coding sequence ATGAGTTTATTCCTAGCAAATTCTTTTGATGAAATTTTTTGCAGATTTTGTGAAAAATTACAAACAATCAATGGGTTAAATCCGCTGCCAGCCGCCATCGTCACAGCAGAAATAAGCGATTTGGATTTTCTCAAAAAAAAATTAGTAGAAAATGATATTTTGATAGCAAATTGTAAGTTTTTCACGCTTAGGCTGTTAGCTGAAGAGCTAACCAAAGTTTCCGATGAAAAACAAAAAAAACAAAAAAAACAAAAAATTGCGACCCGCGAAGATTTAGCAATGATTTGCCGCCATCTGGTCGAACCCATGCCAAACTGCGGCGAGAAATCCCTGCTCGAATCGGACATATACGGATTTTTGCAAGCTATGGACGACATTATATTCAACGACTATGGATTTTATATCTTTAATAATCAAAGACTTATATCCGTTGCCCGGGCATTTCACCTGGCAATAAAAAATAACAATATAGCCAGGCCCATCGATCATCTGAATGACCAAATTGCTGATATCTGTAAAAACAACCGTAAGATGTTCCAGCAGATGATGTTTTATGGCTTTCAATCCACCCATATCGATAAACTTGGCCTTATTAATGCCCTAAAAATTCTCGCCATTGACTCATCGTTTTTTTGCCTCGATGATGGAAATGATAATAGGGAATTTTTTTGGCTTGAGATGCTAGAAAAATCCTTCGGTGATGTTCAGTATATCCATACACATGAGGCAAATCGCAAACAATGTACAAAAATTACCCGGGCGGAAACACAGCTGGCCGAAGCCTTGGCTGTCCTGGATGAAGTGGAAAAAATCATATCATCCAACGAAATGGCTCACATCGGAATTGTGGCACCGCATCAAAATTGTCCTGTGGCAACTATCATCGGTAACTTCTTGGCTGATAAAAGGATTCCGCACTATAGCACCCTTCCGAATTTCGGGCAACTAGACAAAGAATCATCGATTTTACTTGGCTGGACAACATTTCAACAGGACCTGTCGGTAACATCATTGGTCGCATTTATGAGACAACTACTTGCAAATCATAAACTTGAATTCGATAGGTTTAATAAAGTCCTGGGCGAATTTTCAAAGGCCTTCGATCATACATTCTCCAAAAACTGCAAAACACTACTGGCGGTTATATCCCAGGACAACTCGTCCGAGTCCATAGATTTTTTTAAAAAATATCCACTGCTGGCAGACCGAGCGACTTTCCTAGATTTTTTCAAACGCACGGAAGAAGTTTTTCCAAAAGTTATTGCAGCTGAAGATGTTGCCATTGCTATGGCTTTCAAAGAACAAATCACCAGAGCCAACTTTTGCATAAGATTAAAAGCGTCCATCATGAACAAAAAATGCCAATCAAATGCCAGGCTCAAAAATAATGCAAAAATCTGGATTATTACTAGTCAACAGGCCGAAAAATACGCATTTTCCCACGGATTCATCCTGTCGGCCAATAGACAATCCTGGCTGACGGACCATGAAAACGTTTTCCTTGGCAACGAAGCAAAAAACGGGATAAATCCACTGGACAGGAAGATAACAACCGCTAAAACAATTACCGCCAGGAAAAAATATTTCCTCGATAATCTTCAAAGATTGGCCCCGAATATATTCATAACCGATCACAATAAAAATCTTCTAAGTGACTCGGCGCCAACACATATTTTCGAAAGCAACTCCGATGAACCTCAACTAAAAAATCCATCGGCAACATACTATTCCGAGTTAATCTACGGCGCCCAGCCAAAGCCATCGCCAGTCCAACTCGATCAGCTTAAACAGATTTACAACCTGCGAAGAAATGAAACCATCAAATTCGGTGAATATGATTACTCGTTGAATGGGAAGCAGTTAGGTAAATTCATAATTCCCTGTAAAGCCCTGGAGCGCGCAACCACACATCCGGTTGATGTTTGGAATGAAACTATACTGGGGGCAAAAAACACACAACACTTTGATCCAGATATAGATACGATTCGTCGCATGGTCGGCACACTGGTCCATAATCTGCTCGATTTTAGTTTCGCCAGAAATGTGCCACAAAAGGTACCTGGCAACGAAATGTTCCATAAGATCCTTAAGGCAAGGTTTTTTGGAATATACAATAGAATCAAAGCTTCCGCCGGAGCCATATCACCGCTCTACGAAAATATATTGAAAGATAGCCTACACATTGCCCTAAAATTGGCAAATAATGTTTCTAAAATCGGTCAAAACAAATGGTTCCTAAGTGAATACGCCATATCTGGGCAAGTTACTGTATCGGAATCACTTACAATAAATACCCAGGGTAGAATAGACCTTATCATCATCAACTCGCCTAGTTTCCCTAGCTCTGCCAATCACTGCGAACCCATTATCATTGACTATAAAACAGGCAACAATGAACCACTGGCTCCGACCAAATTTGGAAAAATCGACAATTTCTCGGGTGAAATTAATCTAACCGGATTGCAGTTAATACTATACGCCCTCGCCCTAGAATCGTTGGGTTGCCAAAATCCAGCCCTCATCACCCTTGCAGAAAATTTCACCGAAGAAGATATTTTCACTAACATCCACTCACTCAATGAATTTTCAAACATAAATACTGACCCGGTCATCCGAGCCATTAAAAATGTCGCCATCCTAGGTATCTTCGGTCAACAAAGATACAACAAATTCCTGAATAACAAATACAAACAGATCGCGCCAATTCAGATACCAAACGATATCATAAATAGGAGAGCTGCCCTCTAG